One region of Epilithonimonas zeae genomic DNA includes:
- the pepT gene encoding peptidase T: MENIQLDGIWREKLLNRFITYIKIFSTSDAESETTPSTERQWDIANYLYKELQDLGLEDVSIDEKGYVFGFIPSNKEEKVPQVGFIAHYDSSPDFNGENVNPQIWENYDGEDLLLNKETGFTLSSTKFESLKKYIGQTIITTDGTTLLSADDKAGVAEIVTAAEFLLANPQIKHGRISIGFNPDEEIGRGAHHFDVEKFGAEWAYTMDGGEIGELEYENFNAAGAVVKIHGLSVHPGYSFGKMLNAGLVASEFINSLPANETPATTKGFEGFFHLTDFEGDVSEAKLQYIIRDHDDQKFEDRKKLIAEKVEAINKKYGEKTAEIEIKQQYLNMKKQFEGKMHIVDIAEQAMKDSGIEPKIKAIRGGTDGAQLSYMGLPCPNIFAGGHNFHGPYEFVPLESMLAAVKVIANIAQSVK; the protein is encoded by the coding sequence ATGGAAAACATCCAATTAGACGGTATTTGGAGAGAAAAACTCCTTAATAGATTTATCACGTACATCAAGATATTTTCAACCAGCGACGCAGAAAGTGAGACTACACCTTCTACAGAAAGGCAATGGGATATTGCCAATTATCTGTACAAAGAATTGCAGGATTTGGGATTGGAAGATGTGAGCATCGATGAAAAAGGATACGTTTTTGGATTCATTCCCTCTAACAAAGAAGAGAAAGTTCCGCAAGTAGGATTCATTGCACATTACGATTCGTCTCCGGATTTCAACGGTGAGAATGTGAATCCGCAGATTTGGGAAAATTATGATGGCGAAGATTTGTTACTTAACAAAGAAACAGGATTCACTTTGTCCTCAACCAAATTTGAATCTTTAAAAAAATATATCGGACAAACCATCATCACAACAGACGGAACAACATTGTTAAGTGCTGATGATAAAGCCGGCGTTGCAGAGATTGTAACGGCAGCAGAATTTCTTTTGGCTAATCCACAAATCAAGCACGGACGAATTTCTATCGGATTCAATCCGGATGAAGAGATTGGAAGAGGCGCGCATCACTTTGATGTAGAAAAATTTGGAGCTGAGTGGGCATATACAATGGACGGCGGAGAAATAGGGGAATTGGAATATGAAAACTTCAATGCTGCCGGAGCTGTGGTTAAAATCCACGGATTGTCTGTTCATCCAGGTTATTCTTTTGGAAAAATGCTGAATGCGGGATTAGTTGCATCAGAATTCATCAACTCACTGCCGGCTAATGAAACACCAGCTACAACAAAAGGTTTTGAAGGGTTTTTCCATCTGACAGATTTCGAAGGTGATGTTTCAGAGGCTAAACTTCAATACATTATCCGTGATCATGATGACCAAAAATTTGAAGACAGAAAAAAACTGATTGCAGAAAAAGTAGAAGCAATCAACAAAAAGTATGGAGAGAAAACTGCTGAGATAGAAATCAAGCAGCAATATCTCAATATGAAAAAGCAATTCGAAGGCAAAATGCACATCGTAGATATTGCAGAACAGGCAATGAAAGATTCCGGAATCGAGCCGAAAATCAAAGCGATTAGAGGTGGGACAGACGGTGCGCAGTTGTCTTATATGGGATTGCCTTGCCCCAATATCTTTGCAGGTGGACACAACTTCCACGGACCTTATGAATTTGTACCTTTGGAAAGTATGCTAGCAGCTGTTAAAGTGATTGCAAATATTGCTCAATCGGTAAAATAA
- a CDS encoding SufE family protein, which produces MTIKEKQQELIEEFAFLDDWEQKYEYIIDLGKELKGLPEDKKTDENLIRGCQSKVWIDAEFTDGKLFFNADSDGILPKGIVSLLVRIYSGHSTQEILDSDFDFISEIGLQEFLSPSRANGLMAMTKQIKFYAIAFQLKK; this is translated from the coding sequence ATGACAATCAAAGAAAAACAACAGGAATTAATAGAAGAATTCGCCTTTCTGGACGATTGGGAGCAGAAGTATGAATATATCATAGACCTTGGCAAAGAATTAAAAGGACTTCCTGAGGATAAAAAAACAGACGAAAATCTAATCCGAGGTTGCCAATCCAAAGTTTGGATTGATGCAGAATTTACAGATGGTAAATTGTTTTTCAATGCAGATTCTGACGGGATTTTGCCAAAGGGAATTGTTTCACTTTTGGTAAGAATCTACAGCGGACACTCTACACAAGAGATTTTGGATTCTGATTTTGATTTCATTTCAGAAATCGGGTTACAGGAATTTTTGTCTCCGTCAAGAGCGAATGGCTTGATGGCAATGACGAAACAGATCAAATTTTACGCAATTGCATTTCAACTAAAGAAGTAG
- a CDS encoding glycosyltransferase family 9 protein, whose product MKRILAYRFSAFGDVAMTVPVCVEFLEQNPDVEIVFVSRDNFKDLFDKHPRLKFHGVSFDDYKGVFGIRKLTKHLIKQFNPDYVADLHDVIRTKMINSIFFRHGYKIFQIDKGKEEKERLTDVWNLDKFPLKRTVERYADVFRRMGFNVELSHQLRNQSKNKKDIGFAPFAQHKGKMMPEEKSFELARILARTHKVYFFGGGKEENEILTKWEKQIPNTHSLSGKLTLKEELQKISELELMISMDSANMHLASLMGTRCISVWGSTHHYAGFLGYGQSEDDIVHVKDLSCRPCSVFGDKACFRGDYACLEELDIQKIIDKV is encoded by the coding sequence GTGAAAAGAATTCTGGCATATCGTTTTTCGGCATTTGGAGATGTAGCAATGACAGTTCCTGTTTGTGTTGAGTTTCTAGAGCAGAATCCTGATGTAGAAATTGTATTCGTCAGTAGGGATAACTTCAAAGACCTTTTTGACAAACATCCACGACTGAAATTCCACGGAGTCAGTTTCGATGATTACAAAGGTGTTTTCGGAATCAGAAAACTGACAAAACACTTGATCAAGCAATTCAATCCAGATTATGTGGCTGATCTCCACGACGTAATTAGGACGAAAATGATTAATTCCATTTTCTTCAGGCACGGCTACAAAATTTTTCAAATTGATAAAGGAAAGGAAGAGAAAGAACGACTGACAGATGTTTGGAATCTTGATAAATTTCCTTTGAAAAGAACCGTTGAACGTTACGCGGATGTTTTCAGGAGAATGGGATTTAATGTTGAATTATCTCATCAGTTAAGAAATCAATCTAAAAACAAAAAAGATATTGGTTTCGCACCTTTTGCTCAACACAAAGGGAAAATGATGCCTGAAGAAAAATCTTTTGAACTGGCAAGGATTCTTGCAAGAACTCACAAAGTTTATTTTTTCGGAGGTGGAAAAGAGGAAAACGAAATTCTCACAAAATGGGAAAAACAAATTCCAAACACCCATAGCTTGTCCGGGAAATTGACACTTAAGGAAGAGTTGCAAAAAATATCCGAGTTAGAATTGATGATTTCTATGGACTCAGCGAATATGCATTTGGCCAGTTTGATGGGAACCAGATGTATCTCCGTTTGGGGTTCTACTCATCATTATGCAGGCTTTTTGGGCTACGGACAAAGTGAAGATGACATTGTCCACGTTAAAGATTTGTCCTGCAGACCTTGCTCTGTTTTTGGTGATAAAGCTTGTTTCCGGGGCGATTATGCTTGTCTCGAGGAATTAGACATTCAGAAAATTATAGACAAAGTATGA
- a CDS encoding glycosyltransferase family 2 protein has protein sequence MKLSICIPVYNFDVNDLVNDLHNQINSNQLDAEIIIIDDASKAEFINKNKNLEKTVSQFIFLEKNIGRSKIRNLFLKYTQSEYLLFLDCDGKIISQNFLKNYIDFINAKNPDVVFGGRKVSDVKPSAEYGLRWRFAVERENLPLKQRLKSPYLDFQTNNFIVRKSVLEKNPFNETITQYGYEDLIFAKDLFKNKVFIDHIDNPIFNNDVETNEVFLAKADQSAKSLSQLIKSDKDVERISKIKLAKAYSRLKKTGGIFLYRLIYKLSKPYLQKKLLGGNASLKALDFYKLGQLIYYMSKS, from the coding sequence ATGAAGCTCAGTATTTGTATTCCTGTCTATAATTTCGATGTGAATGATTTGGTGAATGACCTTCATAATCAGATTAATTCAAATCAATTGGATGCCGAAATTATCATCATCGATGATGCTTCTAAAGCTGAATTCATTAATAAAAATAAAAATTTAGAAAAGACTGTCAGTCAGTTTATTTTCCTCGAAAAAAATATTGGACGTTCTAAAATCCGAAATCTATTTCTTAAATATACTCAGTCAGAATATTTACTTTTTCTTGATTGTGATGGAAAAATCATCAGTCAAAATTTTCTTAAAAATTATATCGATTTTATTAACGCTAAAAATCCCGACGTCGTTTTTGGTGGCAGAAAAGTGAGTGATGTAAAGCCTTCTGCAGAATATGGACTTAGATGGAGATTCGCAGTAGAAAGGGAGAATCTGCCTTTAAAACAACGTTTGAAATCTCCTTATTTGGATTTTCAGACTAATAATTTTATTGTTAGAAAATCGGTATTAGAAAAGAATCCTTTCAATGAAACGATTACGCAATATGGTTACGAAGATTTGATTTTTGCGAAAGACCTTTTCAAAAACAAAGTTTTTATTGACCATATCGATAATCCGATTTTCAATAATGATGTAGAGACCAATGAGGTTTTTCTTGCTAAAGCCGACCAATCTGCAAAAAGTCTTTCTCAATTGATTAAAAGTGATAAAGACGTAGAAAGAATCTCTAAAATAAAGCTTGCAAAAGCTTATTCCAGATTGAAAAAAACAGGCGGAATTTTTCTTTATAGATTGATTTATAAATTATCCAAACCTTACTTACAAAAAAAGCTTTTAGGAGGAAATGCCTCACTAAAAGCTCTTGATTTTTATAAATTGGGCCAACTTATTTATTATATGTCTAAGTCGTAA
- a CDS encoding VanZ family protein, whose product MKRYYAVLIPFYTIFLLYMMFYGCGRHPEFGFLQLNPLQSITYFLRYNNFFSEKFMINIVGNILVFIPFGGLGLLIRKLNNLPLLFFLFICGISTIELLQYYTARGTADIDDVFLNTFGMLIGYFALQIAKWLNISDIRLELNYEKPLTT is encoded by the coding sequence ATGAAAAGATATTATGCAGTGTTAATTCCCTTTTACACTATTTTTCTATTATATATGATGTTTTACGGTTGTGGACGTCATCCTGAATTTGGATTCTTACAACTCAATCCGCTTCAAAGTATCACTTACTTTTTGCGATATAACAACTTCTTCTCGGAAAAATTTATGATTAATATCGTTGGTAATATTTTGGTATTCATTCCATTTGGTGGACTTGGCTTATTAATCAGAAAACTCAATAATTTACCATTGTTATTCTTTTTATTTATTTGTGGAATTTCTACGATAGAACTTTTACAATACTATACAGCTAGAGGAACAGCTGATATTGATGATGTTTTCTTGAATACTTTTGGAATGCTGATTGGATATTTTGCTTTACAGATAGCAAAATGGTTGAATATATCTGATATCAGACTAGAATTGAATTACGAAAAGCCACTTACGACTTAG
- a CDS encoding bifunctional folylpolyglutamate synthase/dihydrofolate synthase, producing the protein MTSQEYQEAVDWLFIQAPNYQIDGEKAYKPGLDNIKKLCVFFGNPQDKIKTIHIGGTNGKGSTSNMLASVLQESGYKIGLYNSPHLIDFTERIKINGKNCDKEFVYGFILKLKHLPEDIRPSFFEFTTIMAFEYFYQQNVDFAIIEVGLGGRLDSTNIIKPLVSAITNVQLDHQNILGDTIEKIAFEKAGIVKENIAVISGDENPIVKEIIQQKATEVKTDFIDATEIKTDLVSDLKGNYQKKNIRVVLALVNELKKQGLNITDENLKSGLLNVHQNTKFIGRWFEFSKEPLTICDTGHNQAGLEEVFKQLNEYSQQKHIVLGFVNDKKIDEVIPMLPSEARFYFVKPSVSRGRHPEDYEDLLKKSNLNYKIFDSVQTGYLAAKQNCKEDELIFVGGSNFVVGDFLEKNL; encoded by the coding sequence ATGACTTCACAAGAATATCAGGAAGCTGTAGACTGGCTTTTTATTCAGGCTCCGAACTACCAAATTGACGGCGAAAAAGCCTATAAACCAGGACTCGATAACATCAAAAAATTGTGTGTTTTTTTTGGAAATCCACAAGACAAAATCAAAACAATCCATATTGGCGGAACAAATGGAAAAGGTTCCACAAGCAACATGTTAGCGTCGGTTCTTCAGGAATCTGGTTATAAAATCGGACTTTATAATTCGCCACATTTAATTGATTTTACAGAAAGAATCAAAATCAATGGAAAGAATTGTGATAAAGAATTTGTTTACGGTTTTATCCTAAAACTTAAGCATTTACCAGAAGATATTCGGCCTTCTTTTTTTGAATTTACGACGATAATGGCTTTCGAATATTTTTATCAGCAAAATGTTGATTTTGCAATCATCGAAGTTGGTCTAGGCGGACGATTAGATTCAACAAACATCATCAAACCTTTGGTTTCAGCCATCACCAATGTTCAACTTGACCATCAGAATATTTTAGGTGACACGATTGAAAAAATTGCTTTTGAGAAAGCTGGAATCGTCAAAGAAAATATTGCGGTAATTTCGGGAGATGAAAATCCTATTGTAAAGGAAATTATCCAACAAAAGGCAACTGAAGTCAAAACTGATTTTATTGATGCAACAGAGATAAAAACAGATTTAGTTTCAGATTTAAAAGGTAACTATCAGAAGAAAAATATCAGAGTAGTTTTGGCTTTGGTTAATGAATTAAAGAAACAAGGACTTAACATTACTGATGAAAATCTAAAATCGGGACTTTTGAATGTTCATCAAAACACAAAATTCATCGGTCGTTGGTTTGAGTTTTCAAAAGAACCTTTAACCATTTGTGATACAGGACACAATCAAGCTGGTTTGGAAGAAGTTTTCAAACAACTCAATGAATATTCACAACAAAAACATATTGTTTTAGGATTTGTGAATGACAAAAAAATCGATGAAGTCATTCCAATGTTGCCTTCGGAAGCTCGATTCTATTTTGTGAAACCAAGCGTTAGCAGAGGAAGACATCCGGAAGATTATGAAGATTTACTCAAAAAATCTAATTTGAATTATAAAATTTTCGATTCGGTTCAAACTGGCTATCTTGCTGCAAAACAGAATTGTAAAGAAGACGAATTGATTTTTGTGGGCGGAAGCAACTTTGTAGTCGGAGATTTTTTAGAAAAAAATTTGTGA
- a CDS encoding MotA/TolQ/ExbB proton channel family protein codes for MANQNISIWEFLFGGGLLSVSLIIILIFSGIAALVFFGQKLYALNRENQVDPYLLKNVNDLLNDGRIQSAVDFCRRDNSPESRSVEKGLSRLGRPVSEIANAMETHAQIELNKAEKNINYLATLSGAAPMLGLLGGVLILASTFGTLSKTDTVVAQNLLAANFYKALAPSVVGLIVGFMSYIFHNVLVGKVDYLLMKIQYHTNEFLDIINKPS; via the coding sequence ATGGCAAATCAAAATATTTCTATTTGGGAATTCCTTTTTGGTGGAGGCTTATTGAGTGTTTCTCTTATCATCATTTTAATATTTTCGGGAATTGCAGCCTTAGTTTTTTTTGGACAGAAATTATACGCGCTCAACAGAGAAAATCAGGTTGACCCTTATCTTTTGAAAAATGTCAATGACCTCTTGAATGACGGCAGAATACAATCTGCGGTAGATTTTTGCAGAAGAGATAATTCTCCAGAATCCAGAAGTGTAGAAAAAGGACTTTCCAGATTGGGAAGACCTGTGAGCGAAATCGCCAATGCAATGGAAACCCACGCTCAGATAGAACTCAACAAAGCTGAAAAAAACATCAATTATTTGGCAACACTTTCCGGTGCAGCTCCTATGTTGGGGCTTCTCGGCGGTGTTTTGATTTTGGCTTCCACTTTCGGAACTTTATCAAAAACTGATACTGTTGTTGCTCAAAATCTTTTAGCTGCTAATTTCTATAAAGCTTTAGCACCATCGGTTGTTGGTCTTATCGTTGGATTTATGTCTTACATTTTCCATAATGTTTTGGTTGGAAAGGTTGATTATCTGTTGATGAAAATTCAGTATCACACCAATGAGTTTCTAGACATCATCAACAAACCTTCTTAA
- a CDS encoding ferric siderophore ABC transporter substrate-binding protein, which translates to MYQDLDDIIFEERHKAYGAYAFRKHYDFTLTKALVVGVFLFSVLFFLPASLIKTKKATAVNSENIIPVELTEMRINYGDNRNGKGAEEPKEEEGSPAPIVEKKEEKEVVTEVAKASKEKVEKDIPENTVPIPTRTKNPPVATKKANDKTNSPVVANSTKTVTGKTNAKGDIKKENATGDGKGNAAIGNLLKGRGTKSGSQGNGTGPGNYGDPLGGDGDGNSLIGIDRKLTGFIPGTMGRGGAQPNHDCSASGSITISYTVDKSGKVTSARRLSGVSDPCVMNTAVSWVKQYVKAEAANVSSKGTYKITF; encoded by the coding sequence ATGTATCAGGACCTGGATGATATTATTTTCGAAGAGAGACATAAAGCTTACGGCGCTTATGCCTTCCGCAAACATTATGATTTTACGCTTACCAAGGCTTTGGTAGTAGGCGTTTTCCTGTTCTCTGTTTTATTTTTTCTTCCGGCTTCTTTAATTAAAACTAAAAAGGCAACTGCTGTTAATAGTGAGAATATCATTCCTGTAGAATTGACGGAAATGCGCATCAATTATGGCGATAACCGAAACGGAAAAGGTGCTGAAGAACCAAAAGAGGAAGAAGGAAGTCCAGCCCCAATCGTTGAAAAGAAAGAGGAAAAGGAAGTTGTAACAGAAGTTGCTAAAGCTTCAAAAGAAAAAGTAGAAAAAGACATTCCTGAAAATACAGTTCCTATCCCAACCAGAACCAAAAATCCACCGGTAGCCACTAAAAAAGCTAATGATAAGACCAACTCTCCTGTTGTTGCCAATTCTACAAAAACAGTAACCGGAAAGACCAACGCAAAAGGGGATATCAAAAAAGAAAATGCGACTGGAGATGGAAAAGGGAATGCTGCTATCGGGAATCTATTGAAAGGACGAGGAACAAAATCCGGCTCACAGGGCAACGGAACCGGACCTGGAAATTATGGCGACCCTCTTGGCGGAGACGGCGATGGAAATAGTTTAATCGGAATTGATAGAAAATTAACAGGTTTCATTCCTGGAACAATGGGAAGAGGCGGCGCACAACCAAACCACGATTGCTCTGCAAGTGGAAGTATTACAATTTCTTACACTGTCGACAAGTCCGGAAAAGTCACTTCCGCAAGACGATTAAGCGGTGTTTCTGACCCTTGTGTAATGAATACCGCTGTAAGCTGGGTAAAACAATACGTGAAAGCCGAAGCGGCAAATGTCTCGTCCAAAGGAACTTATAAGATTACTTTTTAA
- a CDS encoding DUF885 domain-containing protein has protein sequence MKFFYKILLLIGLSINIISCKKGDSPMVKNEGFSTSDLDSIAANYYEEYLKLYPLEATSQGDERYNDLLPNNLSQDFIKKEIAFYNSVQNQLKSIDYNSLGNDQKVVFDVLEYTLIDKQERYAYHPEYIPFTQFDGLPLTFPMLGSGSGIQPFKTEKDYDNWLKRVDEFPLWMDSAIENFRLGIKNNVVLPKSLVLKMIPQMKADEITTFEIDKNIFYGPIKNLPKDFKPVIANKYTKLYQDAIKNKLIPAYLKMADFLEKEYLPKARTTDGYGALPNGNNIYAYYVKSWTTTNKAPEEIHKTGLSEVERLRNDMEKVKAQVGFKGSLEEFLNYVKTDPKAMPYKTSAEVLAGFQSILDKITPKLKTMFNVTPKTPFEIRQTEKYREASASAEYIQGSADGKRPGIFYIPIPDPAKFNVTSGMESLFLHEAIPGHHYQVSLQQENTKLPKFMRFGWIGAYGEGWALYCESLGSEFGLYTDPYQKMGSLSDEMLRAVRLVIDTGIHTGQMSREEAIKYFLSNVAYDEAGATAEVERYMALPGQALSYKTGAMKIRELRNKYQKEQGKKFNLASFHDEVLSQGCLPLEVLERKMELWAKK, from the coding sequence ATGAAATTTTTTTACAAAATATTGCTGCTCATAGGATTGTCTATCAATATTATTTCCTGTAAAAAAGGAGATTCTCCGATGGTGAAGAATGAAGGATTCAGTACTTCTGATTTGGACTCTATCGCAGCTAATTATTATGAAGAATATTTGAAATTATATCCTCTGGAAGCTACTTCACAAGGAGACGAAAGATATAATGACCTTTTGCCAAATAATCTGAGCCAGGATTTTATCAAAAAAGAAATTGCATTTTATAATTCGGTTCAGAATCAATTGAAGTCGATTGATTATAATAGTTTGGGTAATGATCAGAAAGTAGTTTTTGATGTTCTTGAATATACATTGATCGACAAACAAGAGCGTTATGCTTATCATCCAGAATATATTCCTTTCACACAATTCGATGGTTTGCCTCTGACTTTTCCTATGTTAGGAAGTGGAAGCGGAATTCAGCCTTTCAAAACCGAAAAAGATTATGATAATTGGTTGAAAAGAGTTGATGAATTTCCTCTTTGGATGGATTCTGCTATTGAGAATTTTAGATTAGGAATTAAAAATAATGTGGTGCTTCCAAAATCATTAGTGCTGAAAATGATTCCACAAATGAAAGCCGATGAAATCACAACTTTCGAAATCGATAAAAATATTTTCTACGGTCCTATAAAAAACCTTCCGAAAGATTTCAAACCTGTTATTGCGAACAAATATACCAAGCTTTACCAAGATGCCATTAAGAATAAATTGATTCCGGCTTATCTTAAAATGGCGGATTTCTTAGAAAAAGAATATTTGCCAAAAGCTAGAACGACAGATGGTTATGGAGCTTTACCAAACGGAAATAATATCTACGCTTATTATGTGAAAAGCTGGACAACAACTAATAAAGCACCAGAAGAAATCCATAAAACCGGACTTTCTGAAGTTGAAAGACTCAGAAATGATATGGAGAAAGTGAAAGCTCAAGTCGGTTTCAAGGGTTCTTTGGAAGAATTCCTGAATTATGTAAAAACCGACCCAAAAGCAATGCCTTATAAAACTTCGGCAGAAGTGTTGGCAGGATTTCAATCCATCCTGGATAAAATCACACCGAAGTTGAAAACGATGTTCAATGTAACGCCGAAAACACCTTTTGAAATTCGTCAAACCGAAAAATACCGTGAAGCCAGCGCCAGTGCGGAATATATTCAGGGAAGTGCAGACGGGAAGCGTCCCGGGATTTTTTATATACCGATTCCTGATCCGGCAAAATTCAATGTGACTTCCGGGATGGAATCTCTTTTCCTTCACGAAGCGATTCCTGGACATCATTATCAGGTTTCTCTGCAACAGGAAAATACCAAGTTGCCTAAGTTTATGAGATTCGGTTGGATTGGTGCTTATGGTGAAGGTTGGGCATTGTACTGTGAATCATTAGGTTCAGAATTTGGACTTTATACCGACCCTTATCAAAAAATGGGTTCTTTGAGTGATGAAATGCTGAGAGCTGTTCGCCTTGTGATTGATACTGGAATTCATACAGGACAAATGTCTCGCGAAGAAGCGATTAAATATTTCTTGAGCAATGTTGCTTATGATGAAGCCGGCGCAACCGCAGAAGTGGAGCGTTATATGGCTTTGCCTGGACAAGCTTTGAGTTATAAAACGGGTGCAATGAAAATCCGTGAGTTGAGAAATAAATATCAAAAAGAGCAAGGAAAGAAATTCAATCTGGCATCTTTCCACGATGAGGTTTTAAGTCAAGGTTGTCTTCCACTAGAAGTGTTGGAACGTAAAATGGAACTTTGGGCAAAGAAATAA
- a CDS encoding HPP family protein, which yields MRKHIRRRLRHTKYIFYQETLVDFKDHFWSFLGAFFGIGLIAFLQSQHLTEIENVFLIGSFGASSVLVYGAVNSPLAQPRNLIGGHVLSALVGVTAYKFLPDILWLSASIAVASSIVVMQITKTMHPPGGATALIAVLPAGKIQALGYWYVVSPVLSGVLILLMMALIFNNIPKGRKYPHHVKQTKYFHMRRMLKRKH from the coding sequence ATGAGGAAACATATTAGAAGAAGGCTTAGACACACAAAATACATTTTTTATCAGGAAACCTTAGTCGATTTCAAAGACCATTTTTGGTCATTTCTAGGCGCTTTTTTCGGGATTGGATTAATTGCATTTTTACAGTCTCAACATTTGACCGAGATTGAAAACGTTTTTCTGATTGGCTCATTCGGCGCATCGAGTGTTTTGGTTTACGGCGCTGTAAATAGTCCTTTAGCTCAACCCAGAAATCTCATTGGCGGACACGTTTTGTCAGCTTTAGTTGGTGTGACAGCGTATAAATTCTTACCGGATATTCTTTGGTTAAGCGCTTCCATTGCTGTTGCTTCATCAATTGTTGTGATGCAAATTACCAAAACAATGCATCCGCCAGGTGGTGCAACGGCTTTGATTGCAGTTCTTCCGGCTGGGAAAATTCAGGCATTAGGATATTGGTATGTAGTGTCGCCGGTTTTGAGTGGCGTTTTGATTTTATTGATGATGGCTTTGATTTTCAATAATATTCCGAAAGGGAGGAAATATCCGCATCATGTTAAGCAAACCAAATATTTTCATATGAGGAGAATGTTGAAGAGAAAACATTAA
- a CDS encoding endonuclease III domain-containing protein translates to MTKKQRAKIVQEELEKLYPEVPIPLDHKDAYTLMVAVALSAQTTDKKVNQVTPSLFAVADTPEKMAKLSVEEIKELIKEIGLSNSKAKNLKKMAEVLVEKFNSVVPQTYEELESLAGVGHKTASVVMSQGFGFPAFPVDTHIHRLMTQWKLTSGKNVIETERDAKSLWNESVWNKLHLQIIFYGREYSPARGNKEKDFIPKLLFPEKA, encoded by the coding sequence ATGACGAAAAAGCAAAGAGCCAAGATTGTTCAGGAAGAATTAGAAAAATTATATCCCGAAGTTCCGATTCCGTTGGACCACAAAGACGCTTATACTCTGATGGTTGCAGTTGCTCTTTCTGCACAGACAACGGACAAAAAAGTGAACCAGGTCACGCCTTCTCTTTTCGCAGTTGCTGATACACCTGAGAAAATGGCCAAGTTGAGCGTTGAAGAAATCAAGGAACTAATTAAAGAAATCGGGCTTTCGAATTCCAAAGCGAAAAACCTAAAAAAAATGGCAGAAGTCTTGGTGGAAAAATTCAATTCTGTAGTACCACAAACTTATGAAGAATTGGAAAGTCTGGCTGGTGTTGGTCACAAAACAGCTTCTGTGGTGATGAGTCAGGGATTCGGCTTTCCAGCGTTTCCCGTTGATACACATATCCACAGATTGATGACACAATGGAAATTAACCTCAGGAAAAAATGTTATCGAAACCGAAAGAGATGCAAAAAGTCTTTGGAATGAAAGCGTTTGGAACAAATTGCACCTTCAGATTATTTTTTACGGGCGAGAATATTCTCCAGCGAGAGGCAATAAGGAAAAGGATTTTATTCCGAAATTATTGTTTCCAGAAAAAGCTTAA
- the bcp gene encoding thioredoxin-dependent thiol peroxidase, with protein MLNVGDSLPEFIRINQEGKNIDSEKLKGKKLVVFFYPKASTPGCTAEACNLRDNYSDLKKKGFQLLGVSADSVKRQKNFSDKNELPFDVIADENHDIIDKFGVWQLKKFMGREFMGIVRTTFVFDENGICTQVIDKVKTKDHAAQILD; from the coding sequence ATGTTGAACGTTGGCGATTCTTTACCAGAATTTATTAGAATTAATCAGGAAGGAAAAAATATAGATTCAGAAAAACTAAAAGGCAAAAAATTGGTTGTTTTCTTTTATCCGAAAGCAAGCACACCTGGTTGTACTGCCGAGGCTTGTAATTTGAGAGATAATTATTCGGATTTGAAAAAGAAAGGTTTTCAATTATTAGGAGTTAGTGCAGATTCTGTGAAGCGTCAGAAAAACTTCAGTGATAAAAATGAGTTGCCATTTGATGTTATTGCGGATGAAAATCACGATATCATTGACAAATTTGGGGTTTGGCAGTTGAAGAAGTTTATGGGCAGAGAGTTTATGGGAATTGTGAGAACGACTTTTGTTTTTGATGAAAACGGAATTTGTACTCAGGTTATCGATAAAGTGAAAACCAAAGACCACGCTGCACAGATTCTAGATTAA